The Prunus persica cultivar Lovell chromosome G8, Prunus_persica_NCBIv2, whole genome shotgun sequence genome includes a region encoding these proteins:
- the LOC18766433 gene encoding uncharacterized protein LOC18766433 isoform X3: protein MLASVYNPAISFLFPWSSSPKHGLFSSWKQFSGTGLFLYDNANKLTKRRGPRPIPMAFGSNTDEAEVGVLLGERLYLGMDFGTSGARFALIDKRGTIHAEGKREYPHFMSEEKVDWARSWKATLFSLLEDIPSHLRKLVASISIDGTSATTLIVDSNTGEPLWRPLLYNESCPDALPTVKSIAPPNHTVCSGSSTLCKLVSWWENDDSNKKSALLLHQADWLLWLLHGKLGVSDYNNALKVGYDPELESYPPWLLSQPYSQLLPSVRAPGTSIGHLKEDIRSDFGFPNDCVVCAGTTDSIAAFLAARATQPGKAVTSLGSTLAIKLLSTTRIEDARFGVYSHRLDDKWLVGGASNTGGAVLRQIFTDEQLVKLSEQINPMEASLLDYYPLQTIGERFPVADPNMAPRYMVRSSSRK, encoded by the exons ATGCTTGCCTCTGTTTACAATCCTGCAATCTCCTTTCTGTTTCCATGGTCGTCATCCCCTAAACATg GGTTGTTTAGTTCATGGAAGCAATTTTCAGGAACTGGGTTGTTTTTGTATGATAATGCGAACAAACTAACAAAAAGAAGAGGTCCAAGACCAATACCAATGGCTTTTGGAAGCAACACAGATGAGGCTGAAGTGGGGGTTTTACTTGGGGAGAGGCTTTATCTTGGAATGGACTTTGGTACTTCAGGAGCGAGGTTTGCGCTCATCGACAAGCGAGGGACAATTCATGctgagggaaagagagaataTCCTCATTTTATG agtgaagaaaaGGTGGATTGGGCGCGTTCATGGAAAGCGACACTCTTCTCACTACTTGAAGACATTCCATCTCATCTCCGCAAGCTAGTTGCTTCCATTTCCATTGATGGGACTTCTGCAACTACTCTCATTGTAGACAG CAACACAGGGGAACCATTATGGAGACCTCTCCTATATAACGAGAGTTGCCCTGATGCTTTACCAACAGTTAAGTCTATAGCTCCTCCAAACCATACAGTCTGCTCTGGTTCCTCCACTCTGTGCAAGCTTGTCTCATGGTGGGAGAATGatgattcaaataaaaaatctgcACTTTTGTTGCACCAAGCAGATTGGCTTTTGTGGCTTCTTCATGGAAAGCTTGGAGTGTCTGATTATAATAATGCCCTGAAG GTTGGTTATGATCCTGAGCTTGAGTCCTATCCACCTTGGCTCCTCTCTCAGCCATATTCACAACTTTTACCTTCTGTCAGAGCTCCTGGAACTTCAATTGGTCATTTGAAAGAGGATATAAGATCAGATTTTG GTTTCCCAAATGATTGTGTTGTATGCGCAGGAACCACTGATAGTATAGCAGCCTTTCTAGCAGCTCGTGCAACACAACCTGGGAAAGCT GTAACTTCTTTGGGTTCGACACTTGCCATAAAACTGTTGAGCACTACTAGGATTGAAGATGCACGGTTTGGGGTGTATAGTCATCGCCTTGATGATAAGTGGCTTGTTGGAGGGGCTTCAAATACTGGTGGAGCAGTTCTTAGACAAATTTTTACTGATGAGCAACTGGTGAAGTTGAGTGAACAAATTAATCCCATGGAAGCCTCTCTTCTAGACTACTACCCGCTGCAAACCATTGGCGAGAGATTTCCAGTGGCAGATCCGAATATGGCTCCTAGGTACATG GTTAGATCCTCGTCCAGAAAGTGA
- the LOC18766433 gene encoding uncharacterized protein LOC18766433 isoform X1, with translation MLASVYNPAISFLFPWSSSPKHGLFSSWKQFSGTGLFLYDNANKLTKRRGPRPIPMAFGSNTDEAEVGVLLGERLYLGMDFGTSGARFALIDKRGTIHAEGKREYPHFMSEEKVDWARSWKATLFSLLEDIPSHLRKLVASISIDGTSATTLIVDSNTGEPLWRPLLYNESCPDALPTVKSIAPPNHTVCSGSSTLCKLVSWWENDDSNKKSALLLHQADWLLWLLHGKLGVSDYNNALKVGYDPELESYPPWLLSQPYSQLLPSVRAPGTSIGHLKEDIRSDFGFPNDCVVCAGTTDSIAAFLAARATQPGKAVTSLGSTLAIKLLSTTRIEDARFGVYSHRLDDKWLVGGASNTGGAVLRQIFTDEQLVKLSEQINPMEASLLDYYPLQTIGERFPVADPNMAPRLDPRPESEVEFLHGILESIARIEAKAYSLLKDLGATQVDEVFTAGGGAKNEKWTKIRERVLGLPVSRATQTEAAYGAALLALRGTDEK, from the exons ATGCTTGCCTCTGTTTACAATCCTGCAATCTCCTTTCTGTTTCCATGGTCGTCATCCCCTAAACATg GGTTGTTTAGTTCATGGAAGCAATTTTCAGGAACTGGGTTGTTTTTGTATGATAATGCGAACAAACTAACAAAAAGAAGAGGTCCAAGACCAATACCAATGGCTTTTGGAAGCAACACAGATGAGGCTGAAGTGGGGGTTTTACTTGGGGAGAGGCTTTATCTTGGAATGGACTTTGGTACTTCAGGAGCGAGGTTTGCGCTCATCGACAAGCGAGGGACAATTCATGctgagggaaagagagaataTCCTCATTTTATG agtgaagaaaaGGTGGATTGGGCGCGTTCATGGAAAGCGACACTCTTCTCACTACTTGAAGACATTCCATCTCATCTCCGCAAGCTAGTTGCTTCCATTTCCATTGATGGGACTTCTGCAACTACTCTCATTGTAGACAG CAACACAGGGGAACCATTATGGAGACCTCTCCTATATAACGAGAGTTGCCCTGATGCTTTACCAACAGTTAAGTCTATAGCTCCTCCAAACCATACAGTCTGCTCTGGTTCCTCCACTCTGTGCAAGCTTGTCTCATGGTGGGAGAATGatgattcaaataaaaaatctgcACTTTTGTTGCACCAAGCAGATTGGCTTTTGTGGCTTCTTCATGGAAAGCTTGGAGTGTCTGATTATAATAATGCCCTGAAG GTTGGTTATGATCCTGAGCTTGAGTCCTATCCACCTTGGCTCCTCTCTCAGCCATATTCACAACTTTTACCTTCTGTCAGAGCTCCTGGAACTTCAATTGGTCATTTGAAAGAGGATATAAGATCAGATTTTG GTTTCCCAAATGATTGTGTTGTATGCGCAGGAACCACTGATAGTATAGCAGCCTTTCTAGCAGCTCGTGCAACACAACCTGGGAAAGCT GTAACTTCTTTGGGTTCGACACTTGCCATAAAACTGTTGAGCACTACTAGGATTGAAGATGCACGGTTTGGGGTGTATAGTCATCGCCTTGATGATAAGTGGCTTGTTGGAGGGGCTTCAAATACTGGTGGAGCAGTTCTTAGACAAATTTTTACTGATGAGCAACTGGTGAAGTTGAGTGAACAAATTAATCCCATGGAAGCCTCTCTTCTAGACTACTACCCGCTGCAAACCATTGGCGAGAGATTTCCAGTGGCAGATCCGAATATGGCTCCTAG GTTAGATCCTCGTCCAGAAAGTGAGGTTGAGTTTTTGCATGGGATTCTTGAATCCATTGCACGCATAGAG gcaaaagcttacagcttGCTGAAGGATCTAGGAGCAACTCAAGTTGATGAAGTGTTCACAGCTGGGGGTGGCGCGAAAAATGAGAAATGGACAAAGATAAGAGAGAGGGTACTTGGCTTACCTGTGAGTCGTGCAACTCAAACAGAGGCTGCTTATGGAGCTGCTTTATTGGCGTTGAGGGGAACTGATGAGAAATGA
- the LOC18766433 gene encoding uncharacterized protein LOC18766433 isoform X2, translating into MLASVYNPAISFLFPWSSSPKHGLFSSWKQFSGTGLFLYDNANKLTKRRGPRPIPMAFGSNTDEAEVGVLLGERLYLGMDFGTSGARFALIDKRGTIHAEGKREYPHFMSEEKVDWARSWKATLFSLLEDIPSHLRKLVASISIDGTSATTLIVDSNTGEPLWRPLLYNESCPDALPTVKSIAPPNHTVCSGSSTLCKLVSWWENDDSNKKSALLLHQADWLLWLLHGKLGVSDYNNALKVGYDPELESYPPWLLSQPYSQLLPSVRAPGTSIGHLKEDIRSDFGTTDSIAAFLAARATQPGKAVTSLGSTLAIKLLSTTRIEDARFGVYSHRLDDKWLVGGASNTGGAVLRQIFTDEQLVKLSEQINPMEASLLDYYPLQTIGERFPVADPNMAPRLDPRPESEVEFLHGILESIARIEAKAYSLLKDLGATQVDEVFTAGGGAKNEKWTKIRERVLGLPVSRATQTEAAYGAALLALRGTDEK; encoded by the exons ATGCTTGCCTCTGTTTACAATCCTGCAATCTCCTTTCTGTTTCCATGGTCGTCATCCCCTAAACATg GGTTGTTTAGTTCATGGAAGCAATTTTCAGGAACTGGGTTGTTTTTGTATGATAATGCGAACAAACTAACAAAAAGAAGAGGTCCAAGACCAATACCAATGGCTTTTGGAAGCAACACAGATGAGGCTGAAGTGGGGGTTTTACTTGGGGAGAGGCTTTATCTTGGAATGGACTTTGGTACTTCAGGAGCGAGGTTTGCGCTCATCGACAAGCGAGGGACAATTCATGctgagggaaagagagaataTCCTCATTTTATG agtgaagaaaaGGTGGATTGGGCGCGTTCATGGAAAGCGACACTCTTCTCACTACTTGAAGACATTCCATCTCATCTCCGCAAGCTAGTTGCTTCCATTTCCATTGATGGGACTTCTGCAACTACTCTCATTGTAGACAG CAACACAGGGGAACCATTATGGAGACCTCTCCTATATAACGAGAGTTGCCCTGATGCTTTACCAACAGTTAAGTCTATAGCTCCTCCAAACCATACAGTCTGCTCTGGTTCCTCCACTCTGTGCAAGCTTGTCTCATGGTGGGAGAATGatgattcaaataaaaaatctgcACTTTTGTTGCACCAAGCAGATTGGCTTTTGTGGCTTCTTCATGGAAAGCTTGGAGTGTCTGATTATAATAATGCCCTGAAG GTTGGTTATGATCCTGAGCTTGAGTCCTATCCACCTTGGCTCCTCTCTCAGCCATATTCACAACTTTTACCTTCTGTCAGAGCTCCTGGAACTTCAATTGGTCATTTGAAAGAGGATATAAGATCAGATTTTG GAACCACTGATAGTATAGCAGCCTTTCTAGCAGCTCGTGCAACACAACCTGGGAAAGCT GTAACTTCTTTGGGTTCGACACTTGCCATAAAACTGTTGAGCACTACTAGGATTGAAGATGCACGGTTTGGGGTGTATAGTCATCGCCTTGATGATAAGTGGCTTGTTGGAGGGGCTTCAAATACTGGTGGAGCAGTTCTTAGACAAATTTTTACTGATGAGCAACTGGTGAAGTTGAGTGAACAAATTAATCCCATGGAAGCCTCTCTTCTAGACTACTACCCGCTGCAAACCATTGGCGAGAGATTTCCAGTGGCAGATCCGAATATGGCTCCTAG GTTAGATCCTCGTCCAGAAAGTGAGGTTGAGTTTTTGCATGGGATTCTTGAATCCATTGCACGCATAGAG gcaaaagcttacagcttGCTGAAGGATCTAGGAGCAACTCAAGTTGATGAAGTGTTCACAGCTGGGGGTGGCGCGAAAAATGAGAAATGGACAAAGATAAGAGAGAGGGTACTTGGCTTACCTGTGAGTCGTGCAACTCAAACAGAGGCTGCTTATGGAGCTGCTTTATTGGCGTTGAGGGGAACTGATGAGAAATGA